One window of Chryseobacterium sp. JJR-5R genomic DNA carries:
- a CDS encoding response regulator transcription factor, translated as MIKCVILDDELLAISYLKLLCEQIDQVEIVKAFNDPKAFLDEIDRIDCDVCILDIEMPGINGLQVAELISGSKKIIFTTAYKEYAAEAFDLNVVDYVRKPIKRERLAQAFEKARSLVHLPVKKDFIEWNTNIGKTVIFTHQIVYIKTSEIDSRDKDIILSDGTKIVLKNLNFKNLLEMLPAKDFAQVNKKEIIALSSIKIFSTNEIITTIPSDNYNFLKLQIGETYKNSLMELLGK; from the coding sequence ATGATAAAATGCGTTATTCTTGATGACGAACTGCTGGCCATCAGCTATTTAAAACTGCTGTGCGAACAGATTGACCAGGTGGAAATCGTAAAGGCATTCAATGATCCCAAGGCTTTTTTAGACGAAATTGACCGGATTGACTGCGATGTCTGTATTCTGGATATTGAAATGCCCGGAATCAACGGGCTTCAGGTTGCGGAACTTATCTCAGGCTCAAAAAAAATTATTTTCACAACCGCCTACAAAGAATATGCTGCCGAAGCATTTGACCTGAACGTGGTTGATTATGTAAGAAAACCGATTAAACGGGAAAGGCTGGCTCAGGCTTTTGAAAAAGCACGGAGCCTCGTTCATCTGCCTGTAAAGAAAGATTTCATCGAATGGAATACCAATATCGGAAAAACGGTCATCTTTACCCATCAGATTGTATACATCAAAACTTCTGAGATCGACAGCCGTGACAAAGACATCATCCTCAGTGACGGAACAAAAATCGTTTTAAAAAACCTGAATTTCAAGAACCTGCTGGAAATGCTGCCGGCAAAAGATTTTGCTCAGGTCAATAAAAAAGAAATTATTGCTTTATCCTCCATTAAAATCTTTTCAACCAACGAAATTATTACCACAATTCCTTCTGACAATTACAATTTTCTAAAACTGCAGATCGGCGAAACGTATAAAAATTCACTGATGGAGCTATTAGGAAAATAG
- a CDS encoding cation:proton antiporter: MSLGKYKNIIFYISTITFFSCLMYWFFIEGKTLEIGENIAVPKTTGSTMWENFTDSFMVNLHHPLALLLVQIITIILVAKLFGWICVKLKQPSVIGEMIAGIVLGPSLFGLYFPELSAFIFPKESLPNLQFLSQIGLILFMYIVGMELDLSVLRKRAHDAVVISHASIIFPFALGVGLSYFIYKEFAPEGIQFSSFALFIAIAMSITAFPVLARIVQERNLHKTKIGTVVITCAAADDITAWCILAAVIAIVKAGSFSGSIFVILMAVLYVFIMIKAVRPFLHRIAESQKGKGFISKALVAVFFLILIISSYATEVIGIHALFGAFMAGAVMPENVKFRNLFIEKIEDVALVLLLPLFFVFTGLRTQIGLLNDPHLWKIGGFIILTAVTGKFVGSALTAKFLKISWKDSLTIGALMNTRGLTELIVLNIGYDLGVLGPELFAMLVIMALFTTFMTGPCLDLINYLFKGKTSMTEEDEQEDDDAKYRVLLSFETAKSGSTLLKLADNFTRKMNGNKSVTAMNIAPVDELHAFEIDDFEKEQFKNVVETSNELQLEITTLFKASTDVESDLTNITNKGNYDLLLIMLGKSMYEGSLLGRLLGFTTKIINPEKLLNTVKGRGNIFNNSPFDDFTLQILDKTNIPVGVLVEKEFKSADKVFVPMFNLSDFYLLEYAKRLINNNNSQIIILDVAGQIRSNIEVKELIRSIEQVAPNHITLYNEKRIEKEFLNAQDLMLISSKSWKSLIDTKSLWLSDIPSTLIISNPQ; encoded by the coding sequence ATGAGTCTGGGAAAATATAAAAACATTATTTTTTACATCAGCACCATCACATTTTTTTCATGCCTGATGTATTGGTTTTTTATTGAAGGAAAAACGCTGGAAATAGGGGAAAACATTGCGGTGCCCAAAACTACGGGCTCCACGATGTGGGAAAACTTTACCGATTCTTTTATGGTGAATCTCCACCATCCGCTGGCCCTGCTCCTGGTGCAGATCATTACCATTATCCTGGTCGCCAAGCTTTTCGGATGGATCTGTGTAAAACTGAAACAGCCCTCGGTAATCGGTGAGATGATTGCGGGTATCGTGCTCGGGCCTTCCCTTTTCGGACTTTATTTCCCGGAGCTTTCAGCCTTTATTTTCCCGAAGGAATCATTGCCGAATTTACAGTTCTTAAGCCAGATCGGGTTGATTCTGTTCATGTATATTGTCGGAATGGAGCTGGATTTAAGCGTCCTTAGAAAAAGAGCCCATGATGCGGTGGTCATCAGCCACGCCAGTATTATTTTTCCTTTCGCATTAGGCGTCGGGCTTTCCTATTTTATTTACAAGGAATTTGCACCGGAGGGAATCCAGTTCAGCTCATTTGCCCTGTTTATTGCTATTGCGATGAGCATTACCGCTTTTCCCGTTCTGGCACGTATTGTACAGGAACGAAACCTTCATAAAACAAAAATAGGAACCGTGGTCATCACCTGTGCGGCTGCCGATGATATTACCGCATGGTGCATCTTAGCTGCTGTTATTGCCATTGTAAAAGCAGGATCTTTTTCAGGATCCATATTCGTTATTTTAATGGCCGTCTTGTATGTATTCATCATGATCAAGGCAGTACGTCCGTTTCTTCACAGGATTGCAGAATCCCAGAAAGGAAAAGGCTTTATCAGCAAAGCACTGGTTGCCGTATTTTTCCTGATCCTGATTATTTCCTCCTATGCCACGGAAGTGATCGGCATTCATGCGCTTTTCGGAGCCTTTATGGCAGGCGCGGTAATGCCGGAAAATGTAAAGTTCAGGAATCTGTTCATAGAAAAAATAGAAGATGTGGCCCTGGTCCTGTTGCTGCCTCTTTTCTTTGTGTTTACCGGCTTAAGGACCCAGATCGGACTGCTGAATGATCCTCATCTCTGGAAAATCGGAGGATTTATTATCCTCACAGCCGTTACGGGTAAATTTGTCGGAAGTGCCCTGACCGCAAAATTCCTTAAGATCAGCTGGAAAGACAGCCTTACCATAGGCGCTTTGATGAATACGAGAGGCCTCACTGAGCTTATCGTTCTGAACATCGGGTATGACCTGGGGGTTTTAGGACCGGAATTATTCGCCATGCTGGTGATTATGGCTTTGTTCACCACGTTTATGACAGGTCCTTGCCTTGATCTTATCAATTATCTTTTCAAGGGAAAAACATCCATGACGGAAGAGGATGAGCAGGAAGATGACGATGCCAAATACAGGGTGCTTTTATCTTTCGAAACCGCAAAATCCGGCAGTACGCTCCTGAAGCTTGCCGATAATTTTACCCGAAAAATGAACGGGAACAAAAGTGTAACCGCAATGAATATTGCCCCTGTTGACGAACTTCATGCTTTTGAAATCGACGATTTTGAAAAAGAACAGTTCAAAAATGTTGTTGAAACCTCCAATGAGCTCCAGCTTGAGATCACCACACTGTTCAAAGCATCCACGGATGTTGAAAGCGATCTTACGAACATTACCAATAAAGGAAATTACGACCTCCTCCTGATCATGCTCGGGAAATCCATGTATGAAGGGAGCCTTTTGGGAAGACTGTTAGGCTTTACCACAAAAATCATTAACCCTGAAAAGCTCCTGAACACCGTTAAAGGAAGAGGAAATATTTTCAACAACTCCCCCTTTGACGATTTTACGCTGCAGATCCTGGACAAAACCAATATCCCGGTAGGTGTTCTGGTAGAGAAAGAATTCAAATCTGCGGACAAGGTATTTGTTCCTATGTTTAACCTAAGTGATTTTTATCTCCTTGAATATGCAAAAAGACTGATTAACAATAACAATTCGCAGATTATCATCCTCGATGTTGCCGGGCAGATCAGAAGCAATATTGAAGTAAAGGAACTCATCAGAAGTATTGAGCAGGTTGCCCCGAACCACATCACTTTATATAATGAAAAAAGGATCGAAAAAGAATTCCTGAACGCGCAGGACCTGATGCTGATCAGCAGCAAAAGCTGGAAAAGCCTGATTGACACCAAGAGCCTGTGGCTGTCGGATATTCCGTCGACCCTGATTATCAGCAACCCTCAGTAG
- a CDS encoding L-serine ammonia-lyase: MESISVFEIIKVGIGPSSSHTMGPWNAASAFIRIIKRERSVAEVKEVFLEFFGSLAKTGIGHGTDIAGMLGLNGEDFKTINTSKIDEKVEHIKNTQILNLGGEKEIPFIYGYHLVLNMQKSLDFHPNGMIFRAVFEDGTELVQDFYSVGGGFIASQEKNSIEKHCVRTLYPCHRSSDIVKYCQKLGFDKISDLIFINEESWRTKEETRQEALYIWQQIKECIYKGVNKEGILPGGLNVTRRAAGINRKLLGEKIYKNKDEWFQQVVDAEENFTNINKWISCFALAVNEENASFGRIITAPTNGASGVIPAVLMYAQAFTQATSEDDIVRFLLVAGEIGTLFKKNATISAAMGGCQAEVGVSSAMAAAGLTEILGGSVGQVLMAAEIAMEHHLGLTCDPIRGLVQIPCIERNTMGAIKAITAANIALESDPAKAKVTLDEVIQTMWETALAMSDRFKETSEGGLAIAVNVPEC, encoded by the coding sequence ATGGAGTCAATATCTGTTTTTGAAATTATTAAGGTTGGGATCGGCCCTTCAAGCTCACACACCATGGGCCCATGGAATGCCGCTTCAGCCTTTATCAGGATTATAAAGAGGGAAAGGTCGGTAGCCGAGGTGAAAGAGGTCTTTCTTGAGTTTTTCGGTTCCCTGGCGAAAACCGGGATCGGGCACGGAACGGACATTGCCGGCATGCTGGGCCTGAACGGCGAGGATTTTAAGACCATCAACACTTCAAAAATTGATGAGAAAGTAGAACATATAAAAAATACCCAAATCCTGAATCTGGGCGGCGAGAAGGAAATCCCTTTTATTTATGGATATCATTTGGTTTTAAACATGCAGAAATCGCTTGATTTCCATCCGAACGGGATGATCTTCAGGGCTGTTTTTGAAGACGGGACCGAACTTGTGCAGGACTTTTATTCTGTTGGCGGAGGCTTTATTGCAAGCCAGGAAAAAAACTCCATAGAGAAACACTGCGTGCGCACGCTTTATCCGTGCCACAGATCTTCGGATATTGTAAAGTATTGTCAGAAGCTGGGATTTGATAAAATTTCAGACCTGATTTTTATTAATGAAGAAAGCTGGAGAACCAAGGAGGAAACCAGGCAGGAGGCACTTTATATCTGGCAGCAGATCAAAGAATGTATTTATAAAGGCGTAAATAAAGAAGGAATTCTTCCGGGAGGACTGAATGTTACCCGAAGAGCTGCCGGAATAAACAGGAAGCTGCTGGGCGAGAAGATTTATAAAAATAAAGACGAGTGGTTTCAGCAGGTGGTTGATGCAGAGGAAAACTTCACCAACATCAATAAATGGATCTCCTGTTTCGCTTTGGCCGTGAATGAAGAAAATGCAAGCTTCGGGAGAATCATTACCGCGCCTACCAATGGCGCAAGCGGTGTGATTCCTGCAGTGCTGATGTACGCCCAGGCCTTTACCCAGGCAACCAGTGAAGATGACATTGTACGGTTTCTGCTGGTAGCCGGCGAAATCGGGACTTTATTCAAGAAAAACGCGACCATTTCCGCAGCCATGGGCGGCTGTCAGGCAGAAGTCGGGGTGTCTTCGGCAATGGCGGCGGCCGGCCTTACGGAGATTCTTGGCGGAAGCGTCGGCCAGGTACTGATGGCCGCAGAAATTGCAATGGAGCATCACTTAGGATTGACCTGTGACCCGATCAGGGGCCTGGTGCAGATTCCCTGTATCGAACGGAATACCATGGGTGCCATCAAAGCCATTACGGCTGCCAATATCGCATTGGAAAGCGACCCTGCAAAAGCAAAAGTAACGCTGGATGAGGTGATCCAGACGATGTGGGAAACCGCACTTGCAATGAGCGACCGTTTCAAGGAAACTTCCGAAGGCGGGCTGGCCATTGCCGTGAACGTTCCTGAATGCTAA
- a CDS encoding alanine dehydrogenase — MSTTNIFTPFTEEELMPQEEKLEVIKKGKQFSIGIPKETSLNERRTCITPDAVQVLVESGHEIIIEAGAGECSFFTDLQYSESGARITNDPKEAFAQDLILKINPPTEEEIDYMRPNTYLVSALQINLRDKAYFLKLAEKKVNAIAFEFIVDEYKQLALVRLIGEIAGTVSILYASELLALSNGLMLGGITGVRPAEVVILGAGIVGEFATKAAIGLGANVRVFDNSLSKLRRLHTLVDSRVPTSIIDPKELKKALRRADVVIGALPRLNMTPIVTEDMVMTMKKGSVIIDITIDNGKVIETSELTTVEDPYIIKHGVIHCGLPNLTSRMPRTTTKAISNFFLSYILNYDEEGGFENMLVRKNEMKQSLYMYKGRHTRKSICDRFGLTYHDINLLIF; from the coding sequence ATGAGTACTACAAACATTTTTACTCCTTTTACCGAAGAGGAACTGATGCCGCAGGAAGAAAAACTGGAGGTTATTAAGAAAGGAAAACAGTTCAGTATCGGGATCCCGAAGGAGACCTCCCTGAACGAAAGAAGAACATGTATCACTCCGGATGCGGTACAGGTCCTGGTGGAGAGCGGCCATGAAATCATTATAGAAGCAGGTGCCGGGGAATGCTCGTTTTTTACAGATTTACAGTATTCTGAATCGGGGGCCAGGATTACCAATGATCCTAAGGAAGCTTTCGCCCAGGATTTAATTCTAAAAATCAATCCGCCCACAGAAGAAGAGATCGACTATATGCGCCCGAATACCTATCTGGTATCAGCGCTTCAGATCAATCTGAGGGATAAAGCATATTTCCTGAAACTTGCGGAGAAAAAAGTCAACGCCATTGCTTTTGAATTTATTGTCGATGAATACAAGCAGCTGGCTCTGGTAAGGCTGATCGGCGAAATTGCAGGAACGGTTTCCATCCTGTATGCTTCCGAATTGCTGGCCCTGTCCAACGGTCTGATGCTGGGAGGAATCACCGGGGTACGTCCTGCGGAAGTTGTAATTCTAGGAGCCGGAATTGTTGGTGAATTTGCAACCAAAGCCGCCATAGGACTTGGTGCCAATGTCAGGGTTTTCGATAATTCCCTTTCAAAACTGAGAAGGCTTCATACGCTGGTCGACAGCAGGGTTCCCACATCCATTATCGATCCCAAAGAGCTTAAAAAGGCTTTACGGAGAGCCGATGTGGTCATCGGGGCACTTCCAAGGCTGAACATGACACCTATTGTGACCGAAGATATGGTCATGACCATGAAAAAAGGCAGCGTAATTATTGATATTACCATTGACAACGGAAAAGTAATCGAGACTTCAGAACTTACCACCGTGGAAGATCCGTATATCATTAAGCACGGCGTTATCCACTGCGGGCTTCCGAACCTCACTTCAAGAATGCCGAGAACCACCACAAAAGCCATTTCTAATTTCTTCCTGTCCTACATTCTGAATTATGATGAAGAAGGCGGTTTCGAAAATATGCTGGTCCGCAAAAATGAAATGAAACAGAGCCTGTACATGTACAAAGGCAGGCATACCAGAAAAAGCATCTGCGACCGTTTCGGGCTTACGTATCATGATATCAACCTTTTAATTTTCTGA
- a CDS encoding histidine kinase yields MEGNYYMIHDYLIFTAVFAIFLFLAAAVFLFSQNQSIRLKNAKLSTANKLIEQRLNEVQLEHIGTKLNPHLFKNILNSVQSHAYHTYRSLDKLANVLDYILYESNNKFVSPKEEMNFALSLIEINKIKVNPLFDFRIKSKIDKSDEMYEEKVFAPLLSVDLIENAFKHTDFLAQDSFISIQLELEDGIFIMKVSNKASLKNMLEKEKSGFGSQSLDQRLKMIYNSSYSLHKNSKNGIFTAELTINLREFYDKMRYS; encoded by the coding sequence ATGGAAGGCAATTATTACATGATCCATGATTACCTGATCTTCACCGCGGTATTTGCCATTTTCCTTTTCTTAGCGGCCGCTGTTTTCCTATTCAGCCAGAATCAGTCCATCAGGCTGAAGAATGCAAAGCTGTCAACAGCCAATAAACTTATTGAACAAAGGCTGAATGAAGTACAGCTGGAACACATCGGGACCAAGCTGAACCCGCATTTGTTTAAAAATATCCTGAACTCGGTTCAGTCACATGCCTACCACACCTATAGGTCACTGGATAAACTGGCCAATGTGCTGGATTATATCCTGTATGAAAGTAACAATAAATTCGTAAGCCCGAAAGAGGAAATGAATTTCGCATTAAGCCTTATTGAGATTAACAAAATCAAGGTAAATCCATTATTTGATTTCAGGATTAAATCTAAAATCGACAAATCTGATGAAATGTATGAGGAAAAAGTTTTTGCGCCCCTGCTTTCGGTAGATTTGATTGAAAATGCATTTAAACACACCGATTTCCTGGCTCAGGATTCCTTTATCTCCATTCAGCTGGAACTTGAGGACGGCATCTTTATCATGAAAGTCAGCAATAAAGCTTCACTGAAAAACATGCTGGAAAAAGAAAAAAGCGGTTTCGGGAGCCAGTCTCTGGACCAAAGGCTGAAAATGATCTACAACAGCAGCTATTCTCTCCATAAAAATTCAAAAAACGGTATCTTCACGGCAGAACTAACAATTAATTTGAGAGAATTCTATGATAAAATGCGTTATTCTTGA
- a CDS encoding prephenate dehydrogenase has product MKISIIGTGLIGGSMALKLKQKGIAEFIYGIDNNREHLHKALDLKIIDAAADLSYGIKNSDLVILSIPVDAAKTLLPEVLDLISDRQTVMDAGSTKAGIVNAVQNHPKRSRFVAFHPMWGTENNGPASAVSESFSGKAGVICNKEESADDALKTVEKIAENLDMHLIYMSAEDHDVHTAYISHISHITSYALANTVLEKEREEETIFQLASSGFSSTVRLAKSHPEMWVPIFKQNKENVLDVLNEHISQLRKFKSALEKENFEYLGELIAHANKIRSILDK; this is encoded by the coding sequence ATGAAAATAAGCATTATAGGAACAGGACTTATCGGCGGCTCTATGGCCCTGAAGTTAAAACAGAAAGGAATTGCAGAATTTATTTACGGGATCGATAACAACCGTGAGCACCTGCACAAAGCACTGGATTTAAAAATAATTGATGCCGCAGCCGATCTCAGCTATGGTATTAAAAACTCAGATCTGGTTATACTGTCCATTCCGGTAGATGCCGCCAAAACACTGCTGCCGGAGGTCCTGGATTTAATTTCAGACCGTCAGACCGTTATGGATGCAGGATCAACAAAAGCAGGAATCGTAAATGCCGTTCAGAACCACCCGAAACGGTCAAGGTTTGTTGCTTTTCACCCAATGTGGGGAACGGAGAACAACGGGCCCGCATCTGCGGTTTCAGAAAGCTTTTCCGGAAAAGCAGGCGTGATCTGCAATAAAGAGGAATCTGCAGACGACGCTTTAAAAACCGTTGAAAAAATTGCCGAAAACCTGGATATGCATTTGATTTACATGAGTGCGGAGGACCATGATGTCCACACGGCTTACATTTCGCATATTTCACACATAACTTCTTACGCACTGGCGAATACCGTCCTGGAAAAAGAACGGGAAGAAGAAACGATTTTCCAGCTGGCAAGTTCCGGGTTTTCCAGCACGGTGCGCCTCGCAAAATCCCATCCTGAAATGTGGGTTCCGATTTTTAAGCAGAACAAAGAAAATGTTCTTGATGTCCTTAATGAACATATTTCCCAGTTAAGGAAGTTCAAGTCGGCGTTGGAAAAAGAAAACTTTGAATATTTAGGGGAACTGATTGCCCATGCGAACAAGATACGGAGTATCCTTGATAAGTAG
- the clpP gene encoding ATP-dependent Clp endopeptidase proteolytic subunit ClpP, whose protein sequence is MDIKKEFRDFSTKHLGNSGLATDQYMGMYGPTNLTPYIMEERRLNVAQMDVFSRLMMDRIIFLGTGIDDQVANIVTAQLLFLESADPSKDIQIYINSPGGSVYAGLGIYDTMQIIKPDVATICTGIAASMGAVLLVAGEKGKRSALKHSRVMIHQPSGGAQGVASDMEINLREMLKLKKELYDIISEHSGQTYEWVEKASDRDYWMTSAEAKDFGMVDEVLQRSKEKK, encoded by the coding sequence ATGGACATTAAAAAAGAATTCAGAGATTTCTCTACAAAACATTTAGGAAACAGCGGTCTGGCTACCGATCAATATATGGGAATGTACGGCCCTACGAATCTTACACCGTATATCATGGAAGAGAGAAGGTTAAACGTTGCGCAGATGGACGTTTTTTCCCGTCTGATGATGGACCGGATTATTTTCCTGGGTACGGGAATCGATGACCAGGTAGCGAACATCGTTACAGCACAGCTTTTATTCCTGGAAAGTGCAGACCCTTCCAAAGATATCCAGATTTACATCAATTCTCCCGGCGGAAGTGTTTATGCAGGATTGGGGATTTATGATACGATGCAGATCATTAAGCCTGATGTAGCTACCATCTGTACCGGTATTGCCGCTTCAATGGGAGCTGTATTACTGGTAGCAGGAGAAAAAGGCAAGCGTTCGGCACTTAAGCATTCAAGGGTAATGATTCACCAGCCTTCCGGAGGTGCACAAGGGGTGGCTTCTGATATGGAGATCAACCTGAGAGAAATGCTGAAGCTTAAAAAAGAGCTGTATGATATTATCTCAGAACATTCCGGACAGACGTATGAATGGGTAGAAAAAGCGTCTGACAGGGATTACTGGATGACTTCTGCCGAAGCAAAGGATTTCGGAATGGTAGACGAAGTTTTACAGAGGTCTAAAGAGAAAAAATAA
- the dnaG gene encoding DNA primase translates to MISKLTIDKIFSTIRVEEIVGEYVQLKRAGSNFKGLSPFHDEKSPSFVVSPSKQIWKDFSTGKGGTAISFLMEIENFTYPEALRHAAKKYGIEIEEDQKIFSEEARQANTERDILYKIHEIANDYFQELLWNSQEGKSIGLSYFKERELKDDIIKKFQLGYSPEKKDAFTAYALEKGYNKEILEKSGLSIFPENTPSGVDRFRERVMFPIHSFSGRVLGFGARILKNNVKTAKYLNSPETEIYHKSNVLYGLNQSKQAISRKNICLLVEGYMDVIALHMSGIENVVASSGTSLTTEQIKLIKRLTENVTILFDGDNAGIKASFRSIDMLLTEGMNIRVLLFPDGDDPDSFARKHPQDYVEKFIEEKAMDFIDFKAEILLKDVGEDPIKKAEAIRDIVKSVSFVQNALKREVYLKQVSNKFGLSEQSLFNELDVQQQITQNQTQHQHVQQQRQNVAPPKMEIVPPEEDRGDRFLYDVLFMENKLVDHMLMFGDIVLKRSNDKDEEYQITVIEEILHHFEEENYSFLAKPNELIIHHVREGIQKDELRSGSFFINFMDEGITQKVVDALLTPDDLENWASRNIFPPNYGDKIAEQVRGDVLLHKYRYIDYLIKETAKQLEEYRTADENRYYEIIKQITMLKQASIRLSDMIEYSPIKGIYANRK, encoded by the coding sequence ATGATTTCTAAGCTGACTATTGACAAGATCTTTTCAACAATTCGTGTAGAGGAAATTGTTGGGGAGTATGTACAGCTGAAGAGGGCCGGGTCCAATTTTAAGGGCTTAAGCCCGTTCCATGATGAAAAGTCTCCCAGCTTCGTTGTTTCGCCAAGCAAGCAGATCTGGAAAGATTTCTCTACCGGAAAAGGCGGGACTGCCATTTCTTTCCTGATGGAGATTGAAAATTTTACTTATCCTGAAGCACTCCGGCACGCTGCCAAAAAATACGGCATTGAGATTGAGGAAGACCAGAAAATTTTTTCCGAGGAAGCCCGGCAGGCCAATACCGAGCGGGACATCCTCTACAAAATTCATGAAATTGCCAATGATTACTTTCAGGAGCTGTTGTGGAATTCCCAGGAAGGGAAGTCAATCGGGTTGTCCTATTTCAAAGAGCGTGAACTGAAAGATGACATCATCAAAAAATTCCAGCTGGGGTATTCTCCGGAAAAGAAAGATGCTTTTACGGCTTATGCCCTGGAAAAAGGCTACAATAAGGAAATCCTGGAAAAATCCGGACTGTCTATATTCCCGGAAAATACACCGTCTGGTGTTGACCGTTTCCGGGAGAGGGTAATGTTCCCGATCCACAGTTTCTCAGGAAGGGTGCTGGGTTTCGGAGCACGGATCCTTAAAAACAATGTAAAGACTGCAAAATACCTCAACTCGCCGGAGACGGAGATCTATCACAAATCCAATGTCCTTTACGGATTAAACCAGAGCAAGCAGGCCATTTCCAGAAAAAATATCTGCCTTCTGGTAGAAGGATATATGGACGTGATTGCACTCCATATGTCCGGAATTGAAAATGTGGTGGCGAGTTCCGGGACTTCTTTAACCACGGAGCAGATCAAGCTGATCAAAAGGCTTACGGAAAACGTAACGATTCTCTTTGACGGTGACAATGCAGGGATAAAAGCCAGTTTCCGGAGCATTGATATGCTGCTGACGGAAGGCATGAACATCCGTGTGCTTTTATTCCCGGATGGTGACGACCCGGATTCCTTTGCCAGAAAACATCCGCAGGACTACGTTGAAAAATTCATTGAGGAAAAAGCAATGGATTTTATCGATTTTAAAGCTGAAATCCTTCTGAAGGATGTCGGAGAAGACCCGATCAAGAAAGCAGAGGCTATCCGCGATATTGTAAAGTCGGTTTCCTTTGTCCAGAATGCCCTTAAAAGAGAAGTGTACCTGAAACAGGTTTCCAATAAATTCGGGCTGTCTGAGCAGAGCCTCTTTAATGAGCTTGATGTTCAGCAGCAGATTACCCAGAATCAGACCCAGCATCAGCATGTCCAGCAGCAAAGGCAGAACGTGGCCCCTCCCAAAATGGAAATTGTCCCTCCGGAAGAAGACCGGGGCGACCGTTTTTTATATGATGTGCTGTTCATGGAAAATAAGCTGGTGGACCATATGCTGATGTTCGGTGACATTGTTCTGAAAAGAAGCAATGACAAGGATGAAGAGTACCAGATTACCGTCATCGAAGAAATACTGCATCATTTTGAAGAAGAAAATTACAGTTTTTTAGCCAAGCCCAATGAACTGATCATTCACCATGTAAGAGAAGGGATTCAGAAGGATGAACTGAGAAGCGGGAGTTTTTTTATCAATTTTATGGATGAAGGAATTACCCAAAAAGTAGTGGATGCCTTACTGACGCCGGATGACCTTGAAAACTGGGCTTCCCGAAATATTTTCCCTCCCAATTACGGTGATAAAATTGCCGAGCAGGTAAGAGGGGATGTACTGCTGCATAAATACAGATACATAGATTACCTTATAAAGGAGACGGCAAAACAGCTTGAGGAATACCGCACGGCCGATGAAAACAGGTATTATGAAATTATCAAACAGATTACCATGCTGAAACAGGCTTCCATCCGCCTAAGTGACATGATAGAATATTCCCCTATTAAAGGTATTTATGCCAACAGGAAATAA
- the tsaE gene encoding tRNA (adenosine(37)-N6)-threonylcarbamoyltransferase complex ATPase subunit type 1 TsaE — protein MQFNIKSINDWQHIAETVISELKHPILLLKGNLGAGKTTFTQFLLRNLGSQDEVSSPTYSIVNEYDTPKGKIYHFDLYRLKSIEEVYDTGIEEYLDNAFLCIIEWPEVYEDELYGLKYHEMSIINTGENREVLFA, from the coding sequence ATGCAATTTAATATAAAAAGCATTAACGACTGGCAGCATATTGCAGAGACCGTCATTTCAGAATTAAAGCACCCCATCCTTCTGTTAAAGGGCAACCTGGGTGCAGGGAAAACCACATTTACACAGTTTCTGCTTAGAAATCTGGGAAGCCAGGATGAAGTGAGCTCTCCTACTTACTCCATTGTCAACGAATATGACACCCCGAAAGGAAAGATCTACCATTTTGACCTGTACCGCCTGAAAAGCATCGAGGAAGTCTACGATACCGGCATTGAAGAGTACCTAGACAACGCTTTCCTCTGCATTATCGAGTGGCCGGAAGTGTATGAAGATGAATTGTACGGGCTTAAGTATCACGAGATGAGTATCATCAATACCGGAGAAAACAGAGAGGTTTTATTCGCGTAA